In Bos indicus x Bos taurus breed Angus x Brahman F1 hybrid chromosome 21, Bos_hybrid_MaternalHap_v2.0, whole genome shotgun sequence, one DNA window encodes the following:
- the CTXND1 gene encoding cortexin domain-containing 1 isoform X3, with the protein MEDPTPEPVYVDVDKGLTLACFVFLCLFLVVMIIRCAKVIMDPYSAIPTSTWEEQHLDD; encoded by the coding sequence ATGGAGGACCCCACGCCTGAGCCCGTCTACGTGGACGTGGACAAAGGACTGACCTTGGCCTGCTTCGTCTTCCTCTGCCTGTTCCTCGTCGTGATGATCATCCGCTGCGCCAAGGTCATCATGGACCCTTACAGCGCCATCCCCACGTCCACCTGGGAGGAGCAGCACCTGGACGACTGA